In Nitrosospira briensis C-128, a genomic segment contains:
- the dnaA gene encoding chromosomal replication initiator protein DnaA has translation MDTFWLSCLEHFEKELSAQQFNTWIKPLRLEVSHNTHESTAVVIAPNRFVMQWVKDNFLSRIEQMAGLHFPQAIRFQLKLADPISVKTTVRAVENADAALPSATPSSNSAAFGVPVVSVQKFAMDAREKREKNPSRLNPSFTFNNFVTGKANQLARAGAIQVAERPGTAYNPFFIYGGVGLGKTHLIQAIGNFVLEHNSTAKVRYIHSEQYVSDVVRAYQHKAFDDFKRYYHSLDVLLIDDIQFFGGKNRTQEEFFYAFNALIEAHRQVIITCDSYPKEISGMEERLISRFGWGLTVAVEPPELEMRVAILLKKALMENIVLDENVAFFIAKHIRSNVRELEGALKRVLAYSRFTGHSLSLDLAREALKDLLAVQNRQISIENIQKTVADYYKIKVAEMYSKKRSRIVARPRQMAMAMAKELTPLSLPDIGEAFGGRDHTTVLHGYRKIAELRASDPAINRDFNALLHILRG, from the coding sequence ATGGATACCTTTTGGCTTTCCTGTCTTGAACATTTTGAGAAAGAGCTGAGTGCCCAGCAATTCAATACCTGGATCAAGCCGTTGCGCCTGGAGGTATCGCATAATACTCACGAGTCAACCGCCGTCGTCATCGCTCCCAACCGCTTCGTCATGCAATGGGTCAAGGACAATTTCTTGTCCCGCATCGAACAAATGGCGGGACTGCATTTTCCTCAAGCTATTCGTTTTCAATTGAAGCTTGCTGACCCGATTTCGGTAAAAACAACTGTTCGGGCTGTTGAAAATGCTGATGCGGCATTGCCGTCTGCAACGCCATCTTCAAATTCTGCCGCGTTTGGCGTACCTGTGGTATCGGTGCAAAAATTTGCCATGGATGCAAGAGAAAAACGTGAAAAAAATCCGAGCCGTCTGAATCCATCTTTCACTTTCAATAATTTCGTTACCGGAAAAGCAAATCAACTGGCGCGCGCAGGTGCCATTCAGGTTGCTGAACGTCCAGGCACCGCTTACAACCCATTTTTTATCTACGGTGGCGTCGGGCTGGGAAAAACGCACCTGATCCAGGCTATCGGTAATTTTGTACTGGAACACAACAGCACGGCCAAGGTCAGGTACATTCATTCAGAACAGTATGTTTCCGATGTAGTAAGGGCTTACCAACATAAAGCCTTTGATGATTTCAAACGATACTACCATTCCCTTGATGTACTGCTAATAGACGACATTCAGTTTTTCGGTGGCAAGAACCGTACGCAAGAAGAATTTTTCTATGCGTTCAATGCGCTGATCGAAGCACATAGACAGGTAATCATCACCTGCGACTCTTACCCAAAAGAAATTTCGGGTATGGAGGAACGATTGATTTCCCGTTTTGGGTGGGGCTTGACAGTGGCGGTCGAGCCGCCGGAGCTGGAGATGCGTGTCGCCATCCTGCTAAAAAAAGCGTTGATGGAAAACATCGTTCTGGATGAAAACGTCGCTTTTTTCATAGCCAAGCATATCCGTTCCAATGTGCGTGAACTCGAAGGCGCACTGAAACGAGTACTGGCCTACTCCCGTTTTACCGGCCATTCGTTATCGCTGGACTTGGCGAGAGAAGCATTGAAAGATCTGCTAGCGGTACAGAATCGTCAAATTTCCATTGAAAATATACAGAAGACGGTTGCGGACTACTATAAAATCAAAGTGGCTGAAATGTATTCAAAAAAACGTTCACGCATCGTTGCGAGACCACGACAAATGGCCATGGCCATGGCCAAGGAACTGACCCCGCTGAGCCTGCCTGATATAGGTGAAGCCTTTGGTGGCAGGGATCACACTACCGTACTGCACGGATATCGGAAAATTGCCGAATTACGCGCATCGGACCCAGCGATCAA
- the rpmH gene encoding 50S ribosomal protein L34 gives MKRTYQPSVTRRKRTHGFRVRMKTTGGAAVIRARRAKGRARLAV, from the coding sequence ATGAAACGCACTTATCAACCGTCCGTGACACGGAGGAAACGAACCCATGGTTTTCGAGTTCGCATGAAAACCACGGGGGGTGCGGCTGTTATCAGAGCTCGCCGCGCCAAGGGACGAGCCCGTTTGGCAGTATAG
- the rnpA gene encoding ribonuclease P protein component, giving the protein MRDCIIRFQKNKRLHKAEEFSSVIRCKCSARSEFLQVFAKPNGLLHPRLGLIIAGKIERLAVNRNRVKRVLREAFRARQQDLAGLDLVVRLRCRVSHDNSSRIAGEAEKLMIQLQRCRG; this is encoded by the coding sequence TTGAGGGATTGTATTATTCGCTTTCAAAAAAATAAGCGGTTGCATAAAGCAGAAGAATTTTCCTCAGTTATCCGGTGCAAGTGTTCTGCACGCAGCGAATTTCTTCAAGTTTTCGCTAAGCCCAATGGCTTATTGCACCCAAGACTGGGGTTGATCATCGCTGGTAAAATCGAGCGGTTGGCCGTAAATCGAAACAGGGTCAAACGCGTGCTGCGCGAGGCGTTTCGAGCGCGGCAGCAAGATCTGGCCGGCCTTGATCTCGTGGTGCGTTTACGATGTAGAGTTAGCCACGACAATTCATCACGGATAGCGGGGGAAGCGGAAAAGCTCATGATTCAACTGCAGCGATGTCGCGGATAA
- the yidD gene encoding membrane protein insertion efficiency factor YidD, producing MSRIIIGFIKIYQYCLSPFFGPSCRFSPSCSNYACEALTKHGVLRGIFLSVWRIMRCNPWARGGHDPVP from the coding sequence ATGTCGCGGATAATCATCGGTTTTATCAAGATCTACCAATATTGCCTGAGCCCCTTTTTTGGACCCTCGTGCCGGTTCAGTCCATCCTGCTCAAACTATGCATGCGAGGCGCTCACCAAGCATGGGGTGCTTCGGGGAATATTTCTGAGTGTCTGGCGAATAATGCGCTGCAATCCTTGGGCCCGTGGCGGACATGACCCCGTTCCGTAG
- the yidC gene encoding membrane protein insertase YidC → MDTQKLVLFLIFATSMLFLWEAWQKEQLPPPSAASVSATQGGANQTEKNSQNETPIPGDKLVSAQPGKDGAAVENSVPVKVTGKLGTGEKIVVKTDMVVAEIDTAGGDLRRLELLQYPDTADKHKSFALLQSQDEHVYVAQSGLIGEGLPSHKTTYTADQSMYELVAGADKIEVRLLAPEADGVRVVKIYTFHRGTYLIDVSFEVTNQGTAAIQPFSYFQMLRDSQPPVGSVFMIPTYTGAALYTEQDKFKKIEFSALDKGKATYPKTADNGWIAMLEHYFLTAWLPKDKTPREYYAKPLGDNEYTAGVIVPVGMIEPGATATVTVPLYAGPEEQSKLAAVAPGLDLTVDYGWLTVIGAPLFWLLSFYHSWTGNWGVAIILLTMSVKLVFFPLSAAGYRSMAKMRLVTPKLQRLREQHGNDRQRMHQAMMDFYKSEKINPMGGCFPILVQIPVFISLYWVLLASVELRYAPFALWIEDMSSPDPYYVLPILMGISMFVQSKLSPPSADPIQAKVMQIMPFAFSIFFFFFPAGLVLYSLVNNVLSILQQWQITRMIEGSAAATAAGKQKKQNG, encoded by the coding sequence ATGGATACACAAAAACTAGTACTCTTCCTGATTTTTGCCACGTCAATGCTGTTTCTGTGGGAGGCGTGGCAGAAGGAACAACTTCCGCCACCCTCAGCCGCATCTGTGTCTGCAACCCAAGGTGGGGCAAATCAGACTGAAAAAAACAGCCAGAACGAGACTCCCATACCCGGAGATAAACTTGTCTCGGCACAACCGGGCAAGGACGGGGCCGCCGTTGAAAACTCTGTCCCGGTCAAGGTCACTGGCAAACTGGGAACAGGCGAAAAAATTGTCGTCAAGACCGATATGGTCGTTGCGGAAATCGATACTGCGGGAGGCGATTTACGACGCCTCGAGTTACTCCAATACCCTGATACCGCAGATAAACACAAATCCTTCGCACTGTTGCAAAGCCAAGACGAGCACGTTTATGTGGCCCAGTCGGGGCTGATTGGAGAAGGCCTGCCCAGCCACAAGACAACTTATACGGCGGACCAGAGTATGTATGAGCTGGTAGCCGGGGCGGATAAAATCGAGGTACGTCTCCTGGCACCCGAAGCCGATGGTGTGCGCGTAGTCAAGATATACACATTCCATCGTGGAACTTATCTCATCGATGTCAGTTTCGAGGTTACCAATCAGGGAACTGCCGCGATCCAGCCATTCTCTTATTTCCAGATGTTGCGCGACAGCCAGCCTCCAGTGGGTTCGGTATTCATGATTCCCACTTATACGGGCGCCGCGCTTTACACGGAGCAGGATAAGTTCAAGAAAATCGAGTTTTCGGCTCTGGATAAAGGCAAGGCAACCTATCCTAAAACGGCTGACAATGGCTGGATTGCCATGCTGGAGCATTATTTTCTCACCGCCTGGCTTCCTAAGGACAAAACCCCCCGCGAGTATTACGCGAAGCCTTTGGGCGACAATGAGTATACGGCCGGTGTCATTGTGCCGGTGGGCATGATCGAGCCTGGCGCTACGGCTACCGTTACGGTGCCGCTCTACGCGGGTCCAGAGGAACAAAGCAAGCTCGCAGCGGTTGCGCCCGGGCTTGACCTTACGGTGGACTATGGCTGGCTGACAGTGATCGGAGCACCGCTGTTCTGGTTGTTGTCGTTCTATCATTCATGGACGGGAAATTGGGGGGTCGCCATTATCCTTCTGACCATGTCGGTCAAGCTGGTGTTTTTCCCGTTATCCGCGGCGGGCTATCGGTCGATGGCGAAGATGCGGCTGGTTACGCCCAAGCTGCAGCGTTTGCGTGAACAGCACGGGAACGATCGTCAGCGCATGCATCAGGCGATGATGGATTTTTACAAGTCCGAAAAAATCAACCCAATGGGAGGCTGTTTTCCCATCCTGGTTCAGATCCCGGTGTTTATCTCGTTGTACTGGGTATTGCTCGCGAGCGTGGAGTTGCGTTACGCGCCCTTTGCATTGTGGATAGAGGATATGTCCTCTCCCGACCCTTATTATGTACTGCCCATACTCATGGGTATTTCGATGTTCGTACAATCAAAGCTAAGCCCGCCGTCCGCAGATCCGATCCAGGCGAAAGTGATGCAGATCATGCCTTTCGCTTTCAGTATCTTCTTCTTCTTCTTTCCTGCTGGACTGGTGCTATATTCGTTGGTCAATAACGTGCTTTCTATCCTCCAGCAATGGCAAATCACGCGCATGATCGAGGGTTCCGCCGCCGCTACTGCTGCGGGAAAACAGAAAAAGCAGAACGGCTGA
- the mnmE gene encoding tRNA uridine-5-carboxymethylaminomethyl(34) synthesis GTPase MnmE has product MENADTIAAVATPPGRGGIGVVRVSGKGIKSLALKVIGYVPEPRYASLSKFFDEDGQVIDQGIVLFFPAPHSYTGEDVLELQGHGGPAVMNLLLSSCLSAGARMAQPGEFTLRAYLNNKLDLAQAESVADIIDASTSEAARCAVRSLQGEFSDAVHIAVQALTDLRISVEASLDFSEEEIDHAHHADVSHRLKGIQAHLEHVLASARQGSILREGIWIVLIGQPNVGKSSLLNLLAGEEAAIVTEIPGTTRDTIRRTIEIEGVPLHLLDTAGLRETDDAVEKMGIARTRSTLEKANFVLLVMDSRWGVTPADQVILDSLPAGLPVIYVYNKIDLLDERSLARVGKGGSEIYVSAITGAGIETLRQRLLKMAGWQPRSMGEGVFMARQRHLQALTAAREYLENAAELDRGAFQPELLAEELRLAQQALSAITGEFGADDLLGEIFSRFCIGK; this is encoded by the coding sequence ATGGAAAATGCTGACACTATTGCCGCGGTTGCTACGCCGCCCGGACGAGGCGGCATCGGTGTAGTGCGTGTTTCCGGCAAAGGCATAAAATCCTTGGCGCTGAAGGTTATCGGCTATGTGCCTGAACCGCGCTATGCCAGCCTGAGCAAATTTTTCGATGAAGATGGACAGGTCATCGATCAAGGAATCGTTCTTTTTTTCCCCGCTCCTCATTCCTATACCGGCGAAGACGTTCTCGAACTGCAGGGTCACGGCGGCCCGGCGGTGATGAATCTACTATTATCCAGTTGTCTCTCGGCGGGTGCCCGAATGGCGCAGCCCGGAGAATTCACCCTTCGCGCCTATCTTAACAACAAGCTGGATCTCGCTCAGGCTGAAAGCGTAGCGGACATCATAGACGCCAGTACGAGCGAAGCCGCACGTTGTGCCGTGCGCTCTCTGCAAGGGGAATTTTCCGATGCCGTACATATCGCTGTGCAAGCGCTCACTGATCTCCGCATATCGGTTGAAGCATCGCTGGATTTTTCCGAGGAAGAAATAGACCATGCCCATCATGCTGATGTCAGCCACAGGCTGAAGGGCATTCAGGCGCACCTGGAGCATGTGCTTGCATCAGCGCGGCAGGGCAGCATACTACGGGAAGGGATATGGATCGTTCTGATTGGACAGCCTAACGTCGGAAAATCAAGCCTGCTGAACCTGCTGGCGGGGGAAGAGGCGGCCATTGTCACGGAGATACCGGGCACTACGCGTGATACGATTCGCCGGACCATTGAAATTGAAGGTGTTCCGCTACATTTACTGGATACCGCCGGGCTGCGGGAAACGGACGACGCTGTCGAAAAAATGGGTATCGCCCGCACGCGCTCTACCCTCGAAAAAGCGAATTTCGTGCTGCTCGTAATGGACAGCCGATGGGGTGTCACCCCGGCGGATCAGGTGATACTCGACAGCCTTCCTGCGGGATTGCCGGTAATATACGTGTATAACAAGATCGATCTGCTGGACGAGCGCTCCCTTGCGAGAGTGGGAAAAGGCGGATCGGAGATTTACGTTTCCGCGATAACAGGCGCCGGGATCGAAACACTTCGGCAGAGGCTGCTGAAAATGGCCGGCTGGCAGCCACGCTCGATGGGTGAGGGTGTATTCATGGCGCGTCAGCGCCATCTACAGGCGCTGACGGCTGCTCGCGAATACCTGGAAAACGCGGCCGAACTGGACAGGGGAGCGTTTCAGCCCGAGTTGCTCGCCGAAGAGTTACGGCTTGCTCAGCAAGCGTTATCGGCCATCACCGGCGAGTTCGGAGCCGACGATTTGCTGGGGGAGATATTTTCGCGATTCTGTATTGGCAAGTAA